The Streptomyces sp. NBC_01275 genome has a segment encoding these proteins:
- a CDS encoding phosphatidylinositol-specific phospholipase C/glycerophosphodiester phosphodiesterase family protein, whose amino-acid sequence MALTTRRRALSTLGAAFAGAVALPGVSALAAERHPGARPLWRAHAHNDYEHPRPLLDALDHRFGSVEADIFLVDGELLVAHSADELDPTRTLESLYLAPLAARVKAGRGSVYRGYRRPLQLLIDIKTEGSSTYLALDRRLKRYRGLFTTYAHGRIHPGPVTAVISGDRAARTPMEAQTVRRAFYDGRLTDLGAGEASFASLISDNWTLNFTWLGVGSFPEAERQRLRGIVGAAHTRGQQVRFWATPDVAGPDRDALWAELLAADVDYLNTDDLAGLETFLDARRTA is encoded by the coding sequence ATGGCCCTCACCACCCGTCGCAGAGCCCTCAGCACCCTCGGCGCCGCGTTCGCCGGCGCGGTCGCCCTGCCCGGCGTCAGCGCGCTCGCGGCGGAACGGCATCCCGGCGCCCGCCCGTTGTGGCGCGCCCACGCCCACAACGACTACGAGCACCCCCGCCCCCTCCTCGACGCCCTCGACCACCGCTTCGGCAGCGTCGAGGCCGACATCTTCCTCGTCGACGGCGAACTCCTCGTCGCCCACTCGGCCGACGAACTCGACCCGACCCGCACTCTGGAGTCCCTCTACCTCGCCCCGCTCGCCGCCCGCGTCAAAGCGGGCCGAGGCTCCGTGTACCGGGGCTACCGGCGGCCGCTGCAACTGCTCATCGACATCAAGACCGAGGGCTCCTCGACGTACCTCGCGCTCGACCGCCGACTCAAGCGCTACCGGGGCCTGTTCACGACGTATGCCCACGGTCGGATCCACCCCGGCCCGGTCACCGCCGTCATCTCCGGCGACCGCGCGGCCCGTACGCCCATGGAGGCGCAGACCGTCCGCCGCGCCTTCTACGACGGACGCCTCACCGACCTCGGGGCCGGCGAGGCCTCCTTCGCCTCGCTGATCTCCGACAACTGGACGCTCAACTTCACCTGGCTGGGCGTCGGCTCCTTCCCGGAGGCGGAGCGGCAGCGGCTGCGCGGGATCGTGGGCGCGGCGCACACGCGCGGACAGCAGGTCCGCTTCTGGGCCACCCCCGACGTCGCGGGCCCCGACCGCGACGCCCTCTGGGCCGAACTCCTCGCGGCCGACGTCGACTACCTCAACACCGACGACCTCGCCGGCCTGGAGACCTTCCTGGACGCCCGCCGAACGGCGTAG
- a CDS encoding NUDIX domain-containing protein: MTPKRSAGLLLFRRADDGPEVLLGHMGGPYFARKDAGAWSVPKGEYEPGETAWEAARREFQEELGLPPPDGEAIPLGEVRQGNGKIVTVWAIEADLDPAAVVPGTFTMEWPPKSGQMREFPELDRVAWFGLERAREVVVTAQAAFVHRLAEHSS, encoded by the coding sequence GTGACACCGAAGCGCAGCGCGGGCCTGCTGCTGTTCCGCCGCGCCGACGACGGACCGGAGGTGCTGCTGGGCCATATGGGCGGCCCGTACTTCGCCAGGAAGGACGCCGGGGCGTGGTCCGTCCCCAAGGGCGAGTACGAGCCCGGGGAGACGGCCTGGGAGGCGGCCCGCCGCGAGTTCCAGGAGGAGCTCGGGCTGCCGCCGCCCGACGGCGAGGCGATTCCCCTCGGCGAGGTCCGGCAGGGCAACGGCAAGATCGTCACCGTATGGGCGATCGAGGCGGACCTGGATCCGGCGGCGGTCGTGCCGGGGACGTTCACCATGGAGTGGCCGCCGAAATCGGGGCAGATGCGGGAGTTCCCCGAATTGGACCGGGTCGCGTGGTTCGGCCTGGAGCGGGCGCGCGAGGTGGTCGTCACGGCGCAGGCCGCGTTTGTGCACCGGCTGGCGGAGCACTCGTCCTGA
- a CDS encoding acyl-CoA dehydrogenase family protein, translating into MTDTAHVVDAAELTRRTAELLAAKPPATTDRVDFLKARFDAGLAWVHYPEGLGGLGAPRSLQAVVDAELEAAGAPDNDPRRIGIGLGMAAPTILRYGTEEQKRSFLRPLWVGEEVWCQLFSEPGAGSDLAALGTRAVRESGGDWVVNGQKVWTSSAHLARWAILIARTDPDVPKHAGITYFVCDMTDPGVEVRPLRQITGEAEFNEVFLTDVRIPDARRLGDVGDGWRVAQTTLNNERVAIGGMRLPREGGMIGPVSKTWRERPELRTHDLHQRLLTLWVEAEVARLAGERLRQQLAVGQPGPEGAGMKLAFARLNQEISGLEVELLGEEGLLYDDWTMRRPELVDFTGRDAGYRYLRSKGNSIEGGTSEVLLNIVAERVLGLPAEPRTDKDVAWKDLAR; encoded by the coding sequence ATGACCGATACAGCCCATGTCGTCGACGCAGCCGAACTCACGCGCCGTACCGCGGAGTTGCTGGCCGCGAAGCCGCCCGCCACGACGGACCGGGTGGACTTCCTGAAGGCCCGCTTCGACGCGGGGCTGGCCTGGGTGCACTACCCGGAGGGGCTCGGCGGCCTCGGCGCGCCCCGCTCGCTCCAGGCCGTCGTGGACGCCGAGCTGGAGGCCGCGGGCGCTCCCGACAACGACCCGCGCCGTATCGGCATCGGCCTCGGCATGGCCGCGCCGACGATCCTGCGCTACGGAACCGAGGAGCAGAAGCGGAGCTTCCTGCGGCCCCTGTGGGTGGGCGAGGAGGTCTGGTGCCAGCTGTTCAGCGAGCCGGGCGCCGGCTCCGACCTGGCCGCGCTCGGCACCCGCGCCGTCCGCGAGAGCGGGGGAGACTGGGTGGTCAACGGGCAGAAGGTGTGGACGTCCAGCGCCCACCTCGCCCGCTGGGCCATCCTCATCGCCCGCACCGACCCGGACGTGCCCAAGCACGCGGGCATCACCTACTTCGTCTGCGACATGACCGACCCGGGCGTCGAGGTCAGGCCGCTGCGCCAGATCACCGGCGAGGCCGAGTTCAACGAGGTGTTCCTCACCGACGTCCGCATCCCCGACGCCCGCCGCCTCGGTGACGTCGGCGACGGCTGGCGGGTCGCGCAGACCACCCTGAACAACGAACGCGTCGCCATCGGCGGCATGCGGCTGCCCCGCGAGGGCGGCATGATCGGCCCGGTCTCCAAGACCTGGCGCGAACGCCCCGAGCTGCGCACCCACGACCTGCACCAGCGGCTGCTCACGCTGTGGGTGGAGGCCGAGGTCGCCCGCCTCGCCGGCGAACGCCTGCGCCAGCAGCTCGCCGTCGGCCAGCCAGGCCCCGAGGGCGCCGGCATGAAGCTCGCCTTCGCCCGCCTCAACCAGGAGATCAGCGGCCTGGAGGTCGAACTCCTCGGCGAGGAGGGCCTGTTGTACGACGACTGGACCATGCGCCGCCCGGAGCTGGTGGACTTCACCGGCCGGGACGCCGGGTACCGCTACCTGCGCTCCAAGGGCAACAGCATCGAGGGCGGGACCAGCGAGGTCCTGCTGAACATCGTCGCCGAGCGCGTCCTGGGCCTGCCCGCCGAGCCGCGCACCGACAAGGACGTCGCATGGAAGGACCTGGCCCGATGA
- a CDS encoding NADPH:quinone oxidoreductase family protein — protein sequence MQAWQVHENGEPSEVMRLEEVERPTPGDGQILLRVRAANINFPDVLMCRGHYQVRPPLPFTPGVEICGETEDGRRVIANPALPYGGFAEYAVADAAAVLPAPDSLDDAEAAALHVGYQTGWFGLHRRARLEAGETLLVHAAAGGVGSAAVQLGKAAGATVIGVVGGADKVAVARELGCDVVIDRRAEDVVGAVKAATGGRGADVIYDPVGGEAYTQSTKVVAFEGRIVVVGFASGTIPSPGLNHALVKNYAILGLHWGLYNTKNPKLVQHCHEQLTELAARGAILPLVSERVPLAGGAAAVQRVADGVTTGRVAVLPSLSQDNGAAV from the coding sequence ATGCAGGCATGGCAGGTGCACGAGAACGGTGAGCCGAGCGAGGTGATGCGGCTCGAGGAAGTGGAGCGGCCCACGCCCGGCGACGGCCAGATCCTGCTCAGGGTGCGCGCCGCGAACATCAACTTCCCGGACGTGCTGATGTGCCGGGGCCACTACCAGGTCCGGCCCCCGCTGCCCTTCACCCCGGGCGTGGAGATCTGCGGCGAGACCGAGGACGGCCGCCGCGTGATCGCCAACCCCGCGCTGCCGTACGGCGGTTTCGCCGAGTACGCCGTCGCGGACGCCGCCGCCGTGCTGCCCGCGCCCGACTCGCTGGACGACGCCGAGGCCGCCGCGCTGCACGTCGGCTACCAGACGGGCTGGTTCGGCCTGCATCGGCGGGCCCGGCTGGAGGCGGGCGAGACGCTGCTCGTCCACGCTGCCGCAGGAGGGGTCGGCAGCGCGGCCGTACAGCTCGGAAAGGCGGCGGGCGCGACCGTCATCGGTGTCGTGGGCGGCGCCGACAAGGTCGCCGTGGCACGGGAGCTGGGCTGTGACGTCGTCATCGACCGGCGCGCCGAGGACGTCGTCGGCGCGGTGAAGGCGGCCACCGGCGGCCGGGGCGCCGACGTGATCTACGACCCCGTGGGCGGCGAGGCCTACACGCAGTCGACCAAGGTCGTCGCCTTCGAGGGCCGGATCGTGGTCGTCGGCTTCGCCAGCGGCACCATCCCCAGCCCCGGGCTGAACCACGCCCTGGTGAAGAACTACGCGATCCTCGGCCTGCACTGGGGCCTCTACAACACCAAGAACCCGAAGCTGGTCCAGCACTGCCACGAGCAGCTCACCGAGCTCGCCGCCCGGGGCGCGATTCTGCCGCTGGTGAGCGAGCGCGTGCCGCTGGCCGGAGGAGCCGCCGCCGTGCAGCGGGTCGCCGACGGCGTCACCACCGGCCGGGTCGCGGTGCTGCCCTCGCTTTCGCAGGACAACGGAGCCGCCGTATGA
- a CDS encoding cytochrome P450: MTDETTLTDTLPPVRHWPALDLTGVDFDPVLTQLMREGPVTRIQLPNGEGWAWLVTRMDDVRTVANDPRFSREAVMDRQVTRLAPHFIPARGAVGFLDPPDHTRLRRSVAAAFTAKGVERVRDRSRRLLDELVDELLQDGPPADLTATVLTPFPIAVICELMGVPAADRHGMHDWTQLILSSSHGAQVSEQARNEMGAYFADLIGRREGSTDEDVSSLLGAAVGRGEITLEEAVGLAVLLQIGGEAVTNNSGQMFYLLLTRPDLVDRLRTDPAVRPQAIDELLRYIPHRNAVGLSRIATQDVEIRGVRIREGDAVYVSYLAANRDPDVFPDPETIDFSRAPNPHVSFGFGPHYCPGGMLARLESQLLVDALLDRVPGLALAVAPDQVPFRKGALIRGPEALPVTW, translated from the coding sequence ATGACCGACGAGACGACGCTCACCGATACCCTCCCGCCGGTCCGGCACTGGCCTGCCCTGGACCTGACCGGCGTCGACTTCGACCCGGTGCTGACGCAGCTGATGCGGGAGGGTCCGGTCACCCGCATCCAGCTGCCCAACGGCGAGGGCTGGGCGTGGCTGGTCACCCGCATGGACGATGTGCGCACGGTGGCCAACGACCCGCGCTTCAGCCGCGAGGCGGTCATGGACCGGCAGGTCACCCGGCTCGCCCCGCACTTCATCCCGGCCCGCGGCGCGGTCGGCTTCCTGGACCCGCCGGACCACACGCGGCTGCGCCGCTCGGTGGCCGCCGCGTTCACGGCGAAGGGCGTGGAACGGGTCCGCGACCGCTCACGGCGGCTGCTCGACGAACTGGTCGACGAGCTGCTCCAGGACGGCCCGCCCGCCGACCTCACGGCGACCGTTCTCACGCCGTTCCCCATCGCGGTGATCTGCGAGCTGATGGGCGTCCCGGCCGCCGACCGGCACGGCATGCACGACTGGACCCAGCTGATCCTGTCCTCCTCGCACGGCGCGCAGGTCAGCGAGCAGGCCAGGAACGAGATGGGCGCGTACTTCGCCGACCTGATCGGCCGCCGGGAGGGCAGCACGGACGAGGACGTCTCCTCGCTGCTCGGCGCGGCGGTCGGCCGGGGCGAGATCACCCTGGAGGAGGCGGTCGGGCTGGCCGTGCTGCTGCAGATCGGCGGCGAGGCGGTGACGAACAACAGCGGGCAGATGTTCTACCTGCTGCTGACCCGCCCCGACCTGGTCGACCGGCTGCGCACCGACCCGGCCGTCCGCCCCCAGGCCATCGACGAACTCCTGCGCTACATCCCGCACCGCAACGCGGTGGGACTCTCCCGGATCGCGACGCAGGACGTGGAGATCCGGGGCGTGCGGATCCGTGAAGGCGACGCCGTCTACGTCTCGTACCTGGCGGCCAACCGCGACCCGGACGTCTTCCCCGACCCGGAGACGATCGACTTCTCCCGCGCGCCGAACCCGCACGTCTCCTTCGGCTTCGGCCCGCACTACTGCCCCGGCGGCATGCTGGCCCGGCTGGAGTCGCAGCTCCTCGTGGACGCCCTGCTGGACCGCGTCCCGGGCCTGGCGCTCGCGGTCGCGCCGGACCAGGTCCCGTTCAGGAAGGGCGCGTTGATCCGCGGCCCCGAAGCCCTCCCCGTCACATGGTGA
- a CDS encoding type III polyketide synthase produces MATLCRPSVSVPEYVITMEETLDLARSRHSDHPQLPLALRLIENTGVRTRHLVRPIEETLEHPGFEERNRVYVAEAKARVPAVVQRALDEAELLTDDIDVIVYVSCTGFMMPSLTAWLINEMDFESTTRQLPIAQLGCAAGGAAINRAHDFCTAYPEANALIVACEFCSLCYQPTDLGIGSLLSNGLFGDGIAAAVVRGRGGEGIRLERNGSYLIPKTEEWIMYDVRATGFHFLLDKRVPATMEPLAPALQDLAGLHGWDASDLDFYIVHAGGPRILDDLSKFLQVDPHAFRFSRATLTEYGNIASAVVLDALRRLFEEGGAHDRARGLLAGFGPGITAEMTLGRWQRTDDRRQDGVNAR; encoded by the coding sequence ATGGCGACTTTGTGCAGACCCTCGGTGTCGGTTCCGGAGTATGTGATCACGATGGAGGAGACGCTGGACCTCGCGCGCTCCCGCCACTCGGACCATCCCCAGTTGCCGCTGGCCCTCCGGCTGATCGAGAACACGGGCGTCAGGACGCGGCACCTCGTGCGGCCCATCGAGGAGACCCTCGAGCACCCGGGGTTCGAGGAACGCAACCGGGTCTACGTGGCCGAGGCGAAGGCCCGGGTCCCCGCGGTCGTTCAGCGGGCGCTGGACGAGGCGGAGCTGCTCACCGACGACATCGACGTGATCGTCTACGTGTCGTGCACGGGCTTCATGATGCCCTCGCTCACGGCCTGGCTGATCAACGAGATGGACTTCGAGAGCACCACCCGGCAGCTCCCCATCGCCCAGCTGGGCTGCGCGGCCGGCGGCGCCGCGATCAACCGGGCGCACGACTTCTGCACGGCCTACCCCGAGGCCAACGCGCTGATCGTGGCCTGCGAGTTCTGCTCGCTCTGCTACCAGCCCACCGACCTGGGCATCGGCTCCCTGCTCTCCAACGGCCTGTTCGGCGACGGCATCGCGGCCGCCGTGGTGCGCGGCCGGGGCGGCGAGGGCATCCGGCTGGAGCGCAACGGCTCGTACCTGATCCCGAAGACCGAAGAGTGGATCATGTACGACGTCCGGGCCACCGGCTTCCATTTCCTGCTGGACAAGCGGGTGCCCGCCACCATGGAGCCCCTCGCTCCGGCCCTGCAGGACCTCGCGGGGCTGCACGGCTGGGACGCCTCCGACCTGGACTTCTACATAGTCCACGCGGGCGGCCCCCGCATCCTCGACGACCTCAGCAAGTTCCTGCAGGTCGACCCGCACGCCTTCCGCTTCAGCCGGGCCACGCTCACCGAGTACGGCAACATCGCCAGCGCCGTCGTCCTGGACGCGCTGCGCCGGCTCTTCGAGGAGGGCGGCGCGCACGACCGGGCGCGCGGACTGCTCGCCGGGTTCGGTCCCGGCATCACCGCGGAGATGACCCTGGGCCGCTGGCAGCGCACCGACGACAGACGACAGGACGGCGTGAACGCGCGATGA
- a CDS encoding acyl-CoA dehydrogenase family protein: MSDLLYAEEEEALRAAVRDLLADHCDAPGVMARTESDAPHDLAAWKALADGMGLAGLLVPEAQGGQGASHREVAVVLEELGRAVAPVPYLTSAVVATEALLACGDEELLRRLASGRTLGALAVGLHTAPGAPFTAVRVEDGVLHGELTGIADAVVADVFLVPAEDGGLHAVDAAAVTVAPQVSLDLTRPLATVTLVGAPGRRIGDAEPAVRRALLAGAGLLASEQLGLADWALTETVRYLKERKQFNRPVGGFQALKHRLAQLWLEVVSLRAAARAAADALATGADVDVAVAVAQAYAASVAVRAAEEALQLHGGLGMTWEHPVHLCLKRAKADSIAYGTAGAHRAVLAELVDLRAP; encoded by the coding sequence ATGAGCGACCTGCTGTACGCGGAGGAGGAAGAGGCGCTCCGGGCCGCCGTACGGGACCTGCTGGCCGACCACTGCGACGCGCCGGGCGTCATGGCCCGCACCGAGTCGGACGCCCCGCACGACCTCGCGGCCTGGAAGGCGCTCGCCGACGGCATGGGCCTGGCCGGCCTGCTGGTGCCCGAGGCGCAGGGCGGACAGGGCGCGAGCCACCGCGAAGTCGCCGTGGTGCTGGAGGAGTTGGGGCGGGCGGTCGCGCCCGTGCCGTATCTGACCAGCGCCGTGGTCGCCACCGAGGCCCTGCTGGCCTGCGGCGACGAAGAGCTGCTTCGACGGCTGGCGTCCGGCCGAACCCTCGGCGCGCTCGCGGTCGGCCTGCACACCGCCCCGGGCGCCCCCTTCACGGCCGTACGCGTCGAAGACGGTGTGCTGCACGGGGAGCTGACCGGGATCGCGGACGCGGTGGTCGCCGATGTGTTCCTGGTGCCGGCCGAGGACGGCGGTCTCCACGCCGTCGACGCGGCCGCCGTGACCGTCGCCCCGCAGGTCTCCCTCGACCTGACCCGGCCGCTCGCCACGGTCACCCTCGTCGGCGCCCCCGGCCGCCGGATCGGCGACGCCGAACCCGCCGTCCGGCGTGCTCTGCTGGCCGGCGCCGGGCTGCTCGCCTCCGAGCAACTCGGGCTCGCCGACTGGGCGTTGACGGAGACCGTGCGCTATCTGAAGGAGCGCAAGCAGTTCAACCGGCCGGTCGGCGGCTTCCAGGCGCTCAAGCACCGGCTGGCGCAGCTGTGGCTGGAGGTCGTCAGCCTCCGGGCCGCCGCCCGCGCCGCCGCCGACGCGCTCGCCACCGGAGCGGACGTCGACGTGGCGGTCGCCGTCGCCCAGGCCTACGCGGCGTCCGTCGCCGTCCGGGCGGCCGAGGAGGCCCTGCAACTGCACGGCGGCCTCGGCATGACCTGGGAGCACCCGGTCCACCTCTGCCTCAAGCGGGCCAAGGCCGACTCGATCGCCTACGGCACGGCGGGAGCCCACCGTGCGGTGCTGGCCGAACTGGTCGACCTCCGGGCCCCCTGA
- a CDS encoding NADP-dependent succinic semialdehyde dehydrogenase, giving the protein MPIATVNPANGETLRRYEAMGEEELERRLQLAEATFRTYRTTRFADRARLLLRAADLLDEDRDAVARTMTTEMGKPVTQARAEAAKCARAMRWYAEHAEELLADEEPAAADVKDSGGSRALVRYRPLGPVLAVMPWNFPLWQVVRFAAPALMAGNVGLLKHASNVPQTALYLEDLFHRAGFAEGCFQTLLVGSGAVDEILRDERVRAATLTGSEPAGRAVAATAGQMVKKTVLELGGSDPYVVMASADVQRAAEVAVTARVQNNGQSCIAAKRFIVHTDVYDAFTERFVAGMAALKVGDPLAEDTEVGPLASAQGREDLEELVDDARRYGASVLCGGERPDRPGWYYPPTVLADVTRAMRIHREEAFGPVATVYRAADLDEAVLIANDSPFGLSSNVWTRDEAELDRFVRDLEAGGVFVNGMTASHPAFPFGGVKRSGYGRELSGHGIREFCNITTVWHGA; this is encoded by the coding sequence ATGCCCATCGCGACGGTGAACCCGGCGAACGGCGAGACGCTTCGGAGGTACGAGGCCATGGGCGAGGAGGAGCTGGAACGCCGGCTCCAGCTCGCGGAGGCCACGTTCCGCACCTACCGGACGACCCGCTTCGCCGACCGGGCGCGGCTGCTGCTGCGGGCCGCCGACCTCCTGGACGAGGACCGGGACGCCGTCGCCCGGACCATGACCACCGAGATGGGCAAGCCGGTGACGCAGGCGCGCGCCGAGGCGGCGAAGTGCGCGAGGGCGATGCGCTGGTACGCCGAGCACGCCGAGGAACTGCTCGCCGACGAGGAACCGGCCGCGGCCGACGTGAAGGACTCCGGGGGCTCGCGCGCCCTGGTCCGCTACCGGCCGCTGGGCCCGGTGCTCGCGGTGATGCCGTGGAACTTCCCGCTGTGGCAGGTGGTCCGGTTCGCCGCGCCCGCGCTGATGGCGGGCAACGTGGGCCTGCTCAAGCACGCCTCGAACGTCCCCCAGACCGCCCTCTACCTGGAGGACCTCTTCCACCGGGCCGGGTTCGCCGAGGGCTGCTTCCAGACCCTGCTCGTCGGCTCCGGCGCGGTCGACGAGATCCTGCGCGACGAGCGCGTCAGGGCGGCCACCCTGACGGGCAGCGAGCCCGCCGGGCGGGCGGTGGCCGCCACCGCCGGGCAGATGGTCAAGAAGACGGTGCTGGAGCTGGGCGGCAGCGATCCGTACGTCGTGATGGCGTCGGCGGACGTCCAGCGGGCGGCCGAGGTCGCCGTGACGGCCCGGGTGCAGAACAACGGGCAGTCGTGCATCGCCGCGAAGCGGTTCATCGTTCACACGGACGTGTACGACGCGTTCACGGAGCGTTTCGTGGCCGGCATGGCGGCGCTGAAGGTCGGCGACCCGCTGGCCGAGGACACCGAGGTCGGACCGCTCGCGAGTGCACAGGGGCGGGAAGATCTGGAGGAGCTGGTGGACGACGCGCGGCGCTACGGGGCGAGCGTGCTGTGCGGGGGCGAGCGCCCCGACCGGCCCGGCTGGTACTACCCGCCGACCGTCCTCGCCGACGTCACCCGTGCGATGCGCATCCACCGCGAGGAGGCGTTCGGGCCGGTCGCGACGGTGTACCGGGCGGCCGACCTGGACGAGGCGGTGCTGATCGCCAACGACTCGCCGTTCGGGCTGAGTTCGAACGTCTGGACGCGCGACGAGGCCGAGCTCGACCGGTTCGTACGGGATCTGGAGGCGGGCGGGGTGTTCGTCAACGGGATGACGGCGTCCCATCCGGCGTTCCCGTTCGGCGGGGTGAAACGGTCCGGATACGGGCGTGAGCTGTCCGGGCACGGAATCCGGGAGTTCTGCAACATCACCACGGTTTGGCACGGTGCGTGA
- a CDS encoding ATP-dependent DNA ligase, with the protein MLLTRLADVSREVAAASARSRKIALLAELFRDAEADDVPIVIPYLAGRLPQGRLGVGWKALSRPVDPAAAPTLTVREVDALFTELGRVSGPGSQAERARLVGELMGAATEEEQRFLLGLITGEVRQGALDAVAVEGLAQATGAPPPDVRRAVMLAGSLQTVARALLADGPAALAAFRLTVGRPVLPMLAHTATSVAEAVGKLGACAVEEKLDGIRVQVHRDGDGVRLYTRTLDDITDRLPEVTSAVRELAGERFILDGEVIALDAATGRPRSFQETAGRVGSRVDVASAAEAVPVSPVFFDALSVDGRDLLDLPFAERHAELARLTPEPMRVRRTSVSGPQDAEAAEEFLRETLRRGHEGVVVKALDAPYSAGRRGASWLKVKPVHTLDLVVLAAEWGHGRRTGRLSNLHLGARTADGGFAMLGKTFKGMTDAMLAWQTERLQELAVETDGWTVTVRPELVVEIAYDGLQRSSRYPAGVTLRFARVVRYREDKGPRDADTVETLLAAHPEVRP; encoded by the coding sequence ATGCTGCTGACCCGGCTCGCCGACGTGTCCCGGGAGGTCGCCGCCGCCTCGGCGCGCTCCCGCAAGATCGCTCTGCTCGCCGAGCTGTTCCGGGACGCGGAGGCGGACGACGTGCCGATCGTCATCCCCTATCTGGCCGGGCGGCTCCCCCAGGGCCGGCTCGGCGTCGGCTGGAAGGCACTGAGCCGACCGGTCGACCCGGCCGCCGCACCGACCCTCACCGTGCGCGAGGTGGACGCTCTGTTCACCGAGCTCGGCCGGGTCTCCGGCCCCGGTTCGCAGGCCGAACGGGCCCGGCTGGTAGGCGAGTTGATGGGCGCGGCCACCGAGGAGGAGCAGCGCTTCCTGCTCGGCCTGATCACCGGCGAGGTCCGCCAGGGCGCGCTGGACGCCGTCGCCGTGGAGGGGCTGGCGCAGGCGACCGGGGCCCCGCCGCCGGACGTACGGCGGGCGGTGATGCTGGCCGGGTCGCTGCAGACGGTGGCGCGGGCGCTGCTCGCGGACGGGCCGGCGGCGCTGGCGGCGTTCCGGCTCACCGTCGGCCGCCCGGTGCTGCCGATGCTCGCGCACACCGCGACCTCGGTCGCCGAGGCGGTCGGCAAGCTGGGGGCGTGCGCGGTGGAGGAGAAGCTGGACGGCATCCGCGTGCAGGTGCACCGCGACGGCGACGGCGTCCGCCTCTACACCCGCACCCTGGACGACATCACCGACCGCCTGCCCGAAGTGACCTCAGCCGTACGGGAGTTGGCGGGCGAGCGGTTCATCCTGGACGGCGAGGTCATCGCCCTCGACGCGGCGACCGGGCGGCCGCGCTCCTTCCAGGAGACGGCGGGCCGCGTCGGCTCGCGCGTGGACGTGGCGAGCGCCGCCGAGGCGGTCCCCGTCTCCCCCGTGTTCTTCGACGCGCTGTCCGTGGACGGCCGCGACCTGCTCGACCTGCCGTTCGCCGAGCGGCACGCGGAGCTGGCGCGGCTGACGCCCGAGCCGATGCGGGTGCGGCGGACGTCGGTGTCCGGACCGCAGGACGCCGAAGCTGCGGAGGAGTTCCTGCGGGAGACGCTGCGGCGCGGTCACGAGGGAGTCGTGGTCAAGGCCCTGGACGCCCCCTACAGCGCGGGCCGGCGGGGCGCGTCCTGGCTGAAGGTCAAACCCGTGCACACCCTCGACCTGGTCGTCCTGGCCGCCGAGTGGGGCCACGGCCGCCGTACCGGCAGGCTCTCCAACCTGCATCTCGGAGCCCGCACCGCCGACGGCGGCTTCGCCATGCTCGGCAAGACCTTCAAGGGCATGACCGACGCGATGCTCGCCTGGCAGACCGAGCGACTGCAGGAGCTGGCCGTGGAGACCGACGGCTGGACGGTGACCGTACGCCCCGAACTGGTCGTGGAGATCGCCTACGACGGTCTGCAGCGGTCCTCCCGCTACCCGGCCGGCGTCACCCTGCGCTTCGCCCGCGTGGTCCGCTACCGCGAGGACAAGGGGCCGCGGGACGCCGACACGGTCGAGACGCTGCTCGCCGCCCACCCGGAGGTGCGCCCGTGA
- a CDS encoding helix-turn-helix domain-containing protein → MAAEDVLAEVGPRLRRIRKEREVTLAALSEATGISVSTLSRLESGLRKPSLELLLPIAQAHQVPLDELVGAPPVGDPRVRAKPVVRHGRTFWPLTRQPGGLQAFKVLEPQRNEEPELRTHEGYEWLYVMSGRLRLVLGAHDVVLTAGEAAEFDTRVPHWFGSTGEGPAEFLSLFGPQGERMHVRARPSRT, encoded by the coding sequence ATGGCTGCCGAAGACGTTCTCGCGGAAGTGGGCCCCCGTCTGCGCCGGATCCGGAAGGAGCGGGAGGTCACCCTGGCGGCGCTGTCCGAGGCGACCGGCATCTCCGTCAGCACGCTCTCCCGGCTGGAGTCGGGTCTGCGCAAGCCGAGCCTGGAACTGCTGCTGCCGATCGCCCAGGCCCACCAGGTGCCGCTGGACGAACTGGTCGGCGCGCCGCCGGTGGGCGACCCCCGGGTGCGCGCCAAGCCGGTCGTACGGCACGGGCGCACCTTCTGGCCGCTGACCCGGCAGCCCGGCGGGCTCCAGGCCTTCAAGGTGCTGGAACCCCAGCGCAACGAGGAGCCGGAGCTGCGCACCCACGAGGGCTATGAATGGCTGTACGTGATGTCCGGGCGGCTGCGGCTCGTGCTCGGGGCGCACGACGTGGTGCTGACGGCGGGGGAGGCCGCCGAGTTCGACACGCGCGTGCCGCACTGGTTCGGGTCGACGGGGGAGGGGCCGGCCGAGTTCCTGAGCCTGTTCGGGCCGCAGGGGGAGCGGATGCACGTACGGGCGCGGCCGTCGCGGACGTGA
- a CDS encoding DUF6213 family protein — MNREVTLPLIVDDRGTLQVAAADVSKLLRTLGGRWLHLVEAGAEGLDEDTVAALTIELAKLADRIDVACIAHSSGGAP, encoded by the coding sequence GTGAACCGCGAAGTGACTCTGCCTCTGATCGTCGATGACCGCGGGACCCTGCAGGTGGCTGCCGCCGACGTGAGCAAGCTGCTCCGCACGTTGGGCGGGCGATGGCTGCACCTCGTCGAGGCGGGGGCGGAGGGGCTGGACGAGGACACGGTGGCCGCTCTGACGATCGAGCTCGCGAAGCTGGCCGACCGGATCGACGTGGCGTGCATCGCTCACAGCAGCGGGGGCGCGCCGTAG